Proteins encoded within one genomic window of Aphelocoma coerulescens isolate FSJ_1873_10779 chromosome 9, UR_Acoe_1.0, whole genome shotgun sequence:
- the AP1S3 gene encoding AP-1 complex subunit sigma-3 isoform X2, whose translation MIHFILLFSRQGKLRLQKWYTTLPDKEKKKIIREIVQIILSRNQKTSSFVDWKDLKLVYKRYASLYFCCAIEDQDNELLTLEVVHRYVELLDRYFGNVCELDIIFNFEKAYFILDEFIIGGEVQETSKKTAVKAIEDSDMLQETVEEYMNKPAF comes from the exons ATACACTTTATACTGCTGTTCAGTCGGCAGGGGAAGTTAAGGCTTCAGAAATGGTACACGACGCTACCtgataaagagaagaaaaagatcaTTCGAGAAATTGTTCAGATTATTTTGTCTCGCAATCAAAAAACAAGTAGTTTTGTTGACTGGAAAGACCTCAAGCTTGTTTACAAAAG GTATGCTAGTTTGTATTTCTGCTGTGCAATAGAAGACCAGGATAATGAGCTCCTGACACTAGAGGTCGTACATCGATACGTGGAGCTCCTGGACAGATACTTTGGAAAC GTGTGCGAGCTGGATATTAtctttaattttgaaaaagctTACTTTATTCTTGATGAGTTTATAATTGGTGGAGAAGTACAAGAGACTTCAAAGAAGACTGCAGTGAAAGCCATAGAAGACTCTGACATGTTGCAGGAG ACAGTGGAAGAATACATGAACAAGCCTGCATTTTAA
- the AP1S3 gene encoding AP-1 complex subunit sigma-3 isoform X1: MCQIHFILLFSRQGKLRLQKWYTTLPDKEKKKIIREIVQIILSRNQKTSSFVDWKDLKLVYKRYASLYFCCAIEDQDNELLTLEVVHRYVELLDRYFGNVCELDIIFNFEKAYFILDEFIIGGEVQETSKKTAVKAIEDSDMLQETVEEYMNKPAF; the protein is encoded by the exons ATACACTTTATACTGCTGTTCAGTCGGCAGGGGAAGTTAAGGCTTCAGAAATGGTACACGACGCTACCtgataaagagaagaaaaagatcaTTCGAGAAATTGTTCAGATTATTTTGTCTCGCAATCAAAAAACAAGTAGTTTTGTTGACTGGAAAGACCTCAAGCTTGTTTACAAAAG GTATGCTAGTTTGTATTTCTGCTGTGCAATAGAAGACCAGGATAATGAGCTCCTGACACTAGAGGTCGTACATCGATACGTGGAGCTCCTGGACAGATACTTTGGAAAC GTGTGCGAGCTGGATATTAtctttaattttgaaaaagctTACTTTATTCTTGATGAGTTTATAATTGGTGGAGAAGTACAAGAGACTTCAAAGAAGACTGCAGTGAAAGCCATAGAAGACTCTGACATGTTGCAGGAG ACAGTGGAAGAATACATGAACAAGCCTGCATTTTAA